The following proteins come from a genomic window of Pirellula staleyi DSM 6068:
- the rho gene encoding transcription termination factor Rho: protein MAKKKFRPRSGGGGGQGRSGYGGHYGGGGGGGGGGGGGGGGYYQGGGGGGGGGGGGNGRPRRRRRPGPPGMGGGGGGMRDGNGMQGDDRQPYYDRERAPEAPKLDENGQPIPVKEMVLEAGYGLLEMHPNGYGFLRSPDNNYSRERSDPFVPGTMIEKYSLRQGVMIRGQVQPGRGHQGPRLREVTDVEGMPPDDYIKVKAFDQLTPINPDRWFRLETGPQPLSTRVMDLLTPLGRGQRALIVAPPRSGKTILMQQISAGVAANYPDVKQFILLIDERPEEVTDMRRNVKGEVCASSLDNDIESHVRLSQLIIERCKRMAEMGQDVFLLLDSITRLARAFNKYVGDKGGTMSGGLNIKAMDIPKKLFATARAFEEGGSLTIVGTALIETNSRMDDAIFQEFKGTGNMELVLDRKLAERRVWPAIDVTQSGTRREELLLEPEALHAVTMLRRTLSSMHPVDAMEQLTKQLGRFKTNAEFIKLISSARMD, encoded by the coding sequence ATGGCGAAGAAGAAGTTTCGGCCACGCAGCGGTGGCGGTGGTGGTCAAGGACGATCCGGCTACGGCGGTCACTACGGAGGTGGTGGCGGCGGCGGTGGCGGAGGAGGAGGTGGTGGCGGAGGCTACTACCAAGGTGGTGGCGGTGGTGGCGGAGGCGGAGGTGGTGGCAATGGCCGCCCTCGGCGTCGTCGTCGTCCCGGTCCGCCCGGAATGGGTGGCGGCGGTGGTGGCATGCGTGACGGAAATGGCATGCAGGGCGACGATCGCCAGCCATACTACGATCGCGAGCGTGCTCCCGAAGCCCCCAAGCTCGACGAAAACGGCCAGCCTATTCCTGTGAAGGAAATGGTTCTCGAAGCGGGTTATGGCCTGCTCGAAATGCATCCCAACGGCTATGGCTTTCTGCGTAGCCCCGACAATAACTACAGCCGCGAACGAAGCGATCCCTTTGTCCCGGGTACGATGATCGAGAAATACAGTCTTCGTCAGGGAGTGATGATTCGTGGTCAGGTGCAGCCTGGCCGTGGTCACCAAGGACCCCGTTTGCGCGAAGTCACCGACGTCGAAGGGATGCCACCTGACGATTACATCAAGGTAAAGGCCTTCGATCAGCTCACGCCGATCAACCCCGATCGCTGGTTCCGACTCGAAACCGGTCCCCAGCCGTTGAGCACTCGGGTGATGGATCTTCTGACGCCCCTGGGACGTGGTCAGCGCGCACTCATCGTCGCCCCTCCTCGCAGCGGCAAGACAATTCTGATGCAGCAGATCTCGGCCGGTGTCGCAGCCAATTATCCCGACGTGAAGCAGTTCATCCTGCTGATCGACGAGCGCCCTGAAGAAGTCACCGACATGCGCCGCAACGTCAAGGGCGAAGTCTGTGCCAGCAGCCTCGACAACGATATCGAAAGCCATGTCCGTCTGTCGCAGCTCATCATCGAGCGCTGCAAGCGGATGGCGGAAATGGGCCAGGATGTCTTCCTGCTGCTCGATTCGATCACCCGTCTGGCACGTGCTTTCAACAAGTACGTGGGAGATAAGGGTGGCACGATGTCGGGTGGTTTGAACATCAAGGCGATGGACATTCCCAAGAAGCTTTTCGCGACGGCTCGTGCGTTCGAAGAAGGGGGCTCGCTCACCATCGTGGGGACCGCCCTGATCGAAACCAACAGCCGCATGGATGACGCGATTTTTCAGGAGTTCAAGGGAACGGGCAACATGGAACTGGTACTCGATCGCAAACTGGCCGAACGCCGCGTTTGGCCCGCGATCGACGTTACCCAGTCTGGTACTCGTCGCGAAGAACTTCTGCTCGAACCCGAAGCTTTGCATGCCGTCACGATGCTCCGACGCACCTTGTCGAGCATGCATCCGGTCGACGCCATGGAGCAACTTACCAAGCAACTCGGGCGGTTCAAGACCAACGCCGAGTTCATTAAGCTGATCAGCAGCGCTCGTATGGACTAG
- a CDS encoding DinB family protein, whose translation MGQKERYKRQLISTRQMSETLLSAFKTPADWVLQIHPKANHALWFAGHMATADNFFISMVDPSAVREMTELNKLFGMGSQPSSNPADYGSPESVVAEMRERREKLLALLDSLDEAGLSKPTPPGSPDFLPDIASIFETAIWHEGMHSGQLSMIRRALGHEPIMGNTPAPST comes from the coding sequence ATGGGTCAGAAAGAGCGTTACAAGCGGCAGCTCATTTCCACACGCCAGATGAGTGAGACGCTTCTCTCTGCGTTCAAGACCCCCGCTGATTGGGTCTTACAGATTCATCCCAAGGCCAATCATGCCCTCTGGTTTGCAGGGCACATGGCGACGGCTGACAATTTCTTCATCAGCATGGTCGACCCTTCGGCAGTGCGTGAAATGACCGAGCTTAACAAGCTGTTCGGCATGGGCTCGCAGCCTTCAAGTAACCCCGCCGATTACGGTTCCCCCGAAAGTGTCGTGGCTGAAATGCGCGAGCGACGCGAGAAACTGCTCGCGCTGCTCGATAGCCTGGATGAAGCGGGGCTCTCGAAGCCGACCCCACCTGGATCGCCTGATTTTCTCCCCGATATCGCCTCGATTTTTGAGACGGCGATTTGGCACGAAGGGATGCACAGCGGTCAGCTGTCGATGATACGCCGCGCCTTGGGACACGAGCCGATCATGGGCAACACCCCCGCACCGTCGACGTAG
- a CDS encoding metal-dependent transcriptional regulator, which yields MRTTGERGVASLTIENYVKAIYQIAAGDAQPAATGRLAESLGVSPGTVTSMLKTLSESGLAEYTPYEGARLTESGRTLALRVLRRHRLIELFLVRTLELSWDEVHEEAENMEHAVSDLLVDRIDAFLGYPATDPHGDPIPKADGTVARSAGKRLSELSSGMEFRLERVLDQSPEFLRYLSETGLKLGAIGKVASSRPQAGVITLMVEGAETTLAYKIADQILVTLESSAG from the coding sequence GTGCGAACCACGGGAGAACGTGGCGTGGCAAGTTTGACGATCGAAAATTATGTGAAGGCGATCTACCAAATCGCTGCTGGCGACGCTCAGCCTGCGGCGACCGGACGTCTTGCGGAATCGCTAGGCGTTTCGCCGGGAACGGTCACGAGCATGCTCAAAACGTTGAGCGAATCGGGGCTCGCAGAATACACGCCTTACGAGGGTGCTCGGCTGACGGAGAGCGGACGGACACTCGCGCTGCGCGTTTTGCGGCGGCATCGGCTGATTGAGCTGTTTTTAGTCCGGACGCTCGAACTCTCGTGGGACGAAGTGCACGAAGAAGCTGAGAATATGGAGCACGCCGTCAGCGATTTGCTCGTCGATCGGATCGATGCTTTTTTGGGCTATCCCGCAACCGATCCCCACGGCGACCCGATCCCTAAAGCCGATGGAACCGTGGCCCGGTCGGCTGGCAAGCGGCTCTCGGAACTCAGCAGCGGCATGGAGTTCCGCCTCGAGCGCGTGCTCGATCAATCGCCCGAGTTTTTGCGCTACCTCAGCGAAACGGGGCTGAAACTCGGCGCCATCGGCAAGGTAGCTTCTTCGCGGCCGCAGGCCGGAGTGATCACGCTGATGGTGGAGGGAGCGGAGACCACGCTCGCCTATAAAATTGCCGATCAAATCCTCGTGACGCTGGAATCTTCAGCGGGCTAG
- the mch gene encoding methenyltetrahydromethanopterin cyclohydrolase — MHSLNDRAHQLVQTIVTDASSLGAIVGTAECGTQVIDCGSKQTPGSVELGLLLARICLADLAEVSLVPSQGILPTEHLIAVSTSEPLLACMASQYAGWKISHDNYFAMGSGPMRALHGGEAILSEITLHESRRVAVGVLEGKIPPSVVCENVARDCGVAPSSLTLLAARTASLAGTIQVVARSVETALHKMHTLGISLAMVRCGTGTAPLVPLASDDLGAIGWTNDAVLYGGDVTLEVEHASDGYLADVVTEIPSSVSKDFGRPFREIFSSYGYDFYKLDPLLFSPAKIKLVNLTTGKEHEAGRLRGDILAQALAGK; from the coding sequence ATGCATTCCCTCAACGACCGCGCCCATCAGCTGGTACAGACCATCGTGACCGATGCGTCGTCGCTTGGTGCCATCGTCGGGACTGCGGAGTGCGGCACGCAAGTGATCGACTGCGGCAGTAAGCAGACCCCCGGAAGTGTCGAACTCGGGTTGCTGCTCGCGCGGATTTGCCTCGCCGATCTGGCCGAAGTTTCGCTCGTTCCCTCCCAAGGCATCCTGCCGACCGAGCATCTTATCGCGGTCTCCACTAGCGAGCCGCTGCTGGCCTGCATGGCGTCGCAATATGCTGGCTGGAAAATCTCGCACGACAACTATTTTGCGATGGGCTCGGGCCCGATGCGTGCGCTGCACGGTGGAGAAGCGATTCTCTCCGAGATCACCTTGCACGAATCGCGGCGCGTTGCGGTGGGGGTGCTGGAAGGGAAGATTCCTCCCAGTGTCGTGTGTGAAAATGTTGCCCGCGACTGCGGCGTCGCTCCGAGTTCTCTCACGCTGCTGGCCGCTCGCACTGCCAGCCTAGCGGGGACGATTCAGGTCGTCGCGCGTTCGGTTGAAACCGCGCTTCATAAAATGCATACGCTCGGCATTTCGCTGGCGATGGTGCGGTGCGGAACTGGCACAGCGCCACTGGTGCCACTTGCCAGCGACGATCTCGGCGCGATTGGCTGGACGAACGACGCAGTGCTCTACGGCGGCGATGTGACACTCGAAGTCGAGCATGCCAGCGATGGCTATTTGGCCGACGTTGTCACGGAAATCCCGAGCTCGGTTTCGAAGGATTTTGGTCGACCATTTCGCGAGATTTTTTCGTCGTACGGCTATGACTTCTACAAACTCGATCCGCTCCTCTTCAGTCCGGCGAAGATCAAGCTCGTGAATCTGACGACTGGCAAGGAGCACGAGGCTGGTCGGCTGCGCGGCGATATTTTAGCGCAGGCGCTAGCGGGAAAATAA
- a CDS encoding RimK family alpha-L-glutamate ligase: MKIAVLASPESWYVRDLARAAAARHEIVQAPFDQISSCTEFSASQAKYETHVSAGAIDLSSFDAVLVRTMPPGSLEQVVFRMDALAALEQAGVLVLNPPKAIEAAVDKFLTTARLAAGGLPTPRTLVCQTVDAAMEAFESFGRDVIVKPIFGGEGRGITRVSDDAIAWRVFSTIIRLRAVIYLQEFVSHSGYDLRVLLIGDEPFAMRRESASDYRTNISRGAIGKPHKLTDEELELARRSASLIGAPLAGVDLLRDASGKLYVIEVNGVPGWQATSRVLGIDIAATVLAYVETLGGKR; encoded by the coding sequence ATGAAGATTGCCGTCCTCGCTTCTCCCGAAAGCTGGTACGTGCGCGATCTTGCGCGAGCGGCGGCCGCGCGGCACGAAATTGTGCAAGCTCCATTCGATCAAATCAGCAGCTGCACTGAATTCTCGGCTTCCCAAGCGAAATACGAAACGCACGTTTCGGCCGGGGCGATCGATCTCTCGAGTTTCGACGCAGTACTGGTCCGGACCATGCCTCCCGGATCGCTCGAGCAAGTCGTCTTTCGCATGGATGCCCTGGCAGCCCTCGAGCAAGCAGGCGTGCTGGTGCTGAATCCACCGAAGGCGATCGAGGCGGCTGTCGATAAATTCCTCACCACCGCGCGACTCGCCGCCGGTGGTCTACCGACGCCACGAACGCTTGTCTGTCAAACGGTCGACGCGGCCATGGAGGCCTTCGAAAGCTTTGGACGCGATGTGATCGTCAAACCGATTTTTGGCGGGGAAGGGCGGGGGATCACGCGCGTGAGCGACGACGCGATTGCCTGGCGGGTCTTTAGCACGATCATTCGGCTCCGCGCGGTGATTTACTTGCAGGAGTTTGTATCGCACTCTGGCTACGACCTGCGCGTGCTGCTGATTGGCGACGAGCCGTTTGCGATGCGTCGCGAAAGCGCGAGCGACTATCGCACCAACATCAGCCGTGGCGCGATTGGCAAGCCTCACAAGCTCACCGATGAAGAACTCGAACTCGCGCGGCGGTCGGCGAGTCTTATCGGCGCGCCTCTGGCGGGGGTTGATCTCCTGCGCGATGCCTCCGGCAAACTGTACGTCATTGAGGTCAACGGTGTCCCTGGATGGCAAGCGACCAGTCGCGTGCTCGGCATCGATATCGCAGCGACAGTACTAGCGTATGTCGAAACGCTCGGAGGTAAGCGATGA
- a CDS encoding fatty acid CoA ligase family protein, whose protein sequence is MTSEVVNVAARLTLCAQQRPDDLAVIMPGGRRSDGKAKYKTISFADLDRDSSTIASGLLSHGLRPGMRVVLMVPPCIDFITLVFATFKAGLVTVLIDPGMGRWNLIQCLEESRPEAFIGIPLAHAVRCLFSRRFPLLKHLVTVGRRWFWGGATLDDIRRKAAADFAIAPTQASDAAAIIFTTGSTGPPKGVLYRHGNFDRQATEIRDFYGIEPGGVDLSGFPLFALFNAAMGMTTLIPEMDATKPALVDPRKIIEAVRDWKVNQAFGSPALWNRVGRYCETSGEKLPTLRRVLSAGAPVPVHVLQRLKKVIHPEGDIHTPYGATEALPVASIAASEVLRETGALSAEGKGTCVGRKFPGIEWKVIAISDGPIDSIEQATMLADGEIGELIVRGPVVTSEYVTRTDCNPLHKVRDGNSFWHRMGDVGYLAEDPQHAGEKRFWFCGRKSHRVLTPDGTLYTIPCEAIFNQHARIYRSALVGIGKPGEQRPVMIVEPWPEQFPTSSKDKRQLIEELKSLGQTYDHTRAISDILVMRAMPVDIRHNAKIFREKLAPWAAKQLGIRT, encoded by the coding sequence ATGACGAGCGAGGTCGTGAACGTGGCCGCGAGGCTGACGCTCTGTGCCCAGCAGCGTCCTGACGATCTGGCAGTGATCATGCCAGGAGGACGTCGCTCCGATGGCAAAGCAAAGTACAAGACGATTTCGTTTGCCGATCTCGATCGGGACAGCAGCACCATTGCCTCGGGGCTTCTGTCCCACGGACTGCGCCCCGGGATGCGTGTGGTACTGATGGTTCCTCCCTGCATCGACTTCATCACACTCGTCTTCGCCACGTTCAAAGCGGGGCTGGTGACGGTGCTGATCGATCCCGGTATGGGACGCTGGAACTTGATCCAGTGTCTCGAGGAATCCCGCCCCGAAGCTTTCATCGGCATTCCTCTGGCGCATGCAGTTCGGTGCCTGTTTTCCCGTCGTTTTCCGCTCCTCAAGCACTTGGTGACGGTGGGTAGACGTTGGTTTTGGGGAGGGGCGACGCTCGACGACATTCGCCGGAAAGCAGCTGCTGATTTTGCGATCGCTCCCACGCAAGCCAGCGATGCAGCGGCGATCATTTTTACGACCGGGAGTACCGGACCTCCTAAAGGGGTGCTCTATCGGCATGGAAATTTTGATCGGCAAGCGACCGAGATTCGCGACTTCTATGGCATCGAGCCAGGCGGAGTCGATCTCTCGGGATTTCCCCTCTTTGCGCTCTTCAATGCCGCGATGGGGATGACCACGCTGATTCCCGAAATGGATGCCACCAAACCAGCACTAGTCGATCCTCGGAAAATCATCGAAGCGGTCCGCGACTGGAAGGTGAACCAGGCGTTTGGTTCGCCAGCGCTCTGGAATCGTGTCGGTCGCTACTGCGAAACAAGTGGCGAGAAACTTCCGACACTCAGGCGTGTCCTTTCGGCCGGTGCGCCGGTGCCGGTGCATGTTCTCCAGCGACTCAAAAAAGTGATTCATCCAGAAGGAGATATCCATACTCCTTATGGCGCGACCGAAGCATTGCCGGTTGCCTCGATTGCAGCGAGCGAAGTTCTCCGCGAGACCGGCGCGCTGTCAGCGGAAGGGAAAGGGACCTGTGTCGGGCGTAAGTTCCCAGGGATCGAGTGGAAAGTGATTGCGATCAGCGACGGTCCGATCGACTCGATCGAGCAAGCGACAATGCTGGCCGATGGCGAGATCGGTGAACTGATCGTCCGTGGTCCGGTCGTTACATCGGAGTATGTGACGCGCACCGATTGCAATCCCCTTCACAAAGTGCGCGACGGGAATTCGTTCTGGCATCGCATGGGAGATGTCGGTTATTTGGCGGAGGATCCTCAGCATGCGGGGGAAAAACGATTTTGGTTTTGCGGACGTAAATCGCACCGAGTCCTGACGCCTGATGGAACGCTTTACACCATTCCTTGCGAGGCGATTTTCAATCAGCATGCCAGAATCTATCGCAGCGCGCTGGTGGGGATCGGTAAGCCGGGAGAGCAGCGCCCGGTGATGATTGTCGAGCCATGGCCGGAGCAGTTCCCTACATCCTCGAAGGACAAGCGGCAGCTGATCGAGGAGCTTAAATCGCTCGGGCAAACCTACGACCATACGCGCGCGATCAGCGACATCCTGGTGATGCGGGCGATGCCGGTCGATATTCGCCACAATGCGAAGATTTTCCGAGAAAAACTGGCCCCTTGGGCCGCCAAACAGCTCGGGATTCGCACGTAA
- a CDS encoding glucose 1-dehydrogenase, whose amino-acid sequence MKAVAVYPGKPNSVHLEDIPKPSLSDVKDGKGVLVKVLKVGVDATDREINDALYGNAPSGFNYLVLGHESFGVVEAVGPNVRRVKPGDYVTATVRRPGGSIYDMIGTNDMTSEETYYERGINLRHGYLTEYFVDEEEYIVRVPQGLKHLHVLMEPMSCAAKAVHQAYECQRRLKVWRPQRAFVMGVGQIGILATLILKLRGLDVYAFARSKHGTLNSQIIEGLEAKYVSTSETSVEEVVKQVGKADLILDATGNSAIAFDSMRHLGHNGVLVWASITGGQKSTEVPSDKINIEWVLGNKLLVGSVNANRHHFEMGINDLAMGEMLYPGVLQRILTNPVEGLDNYQEMIRLLVEEKSALKVYMNIAAE is encoded by the coding sequence ATGAAAGCCGTTGCTGTCTATCCCGGTAAGCCAAACAGCGTGCATCTTGAAGATATTCCCAAACCCTCCCTCAGCGATGTGAAGGACGGGAAAGGGGTGCTGGTGAAGGTGCTGAAAGTGGGTGTCGACGCGACCGATCGCGAGATCAACGACGCACTTTATGGCAACGCCCCCTCAGGCTTTAACTACCTCGTGCTGGGGCATGAGTCGTTCGGCGTGGTGGAAGCTGTCGGACCGAACGTCCGCCGTGTGAAGCCGGGTGACTATGTCACGGCCACGGTCCGTCGTCCTGGTGGTTCGATCTACGACATGATCGGCACCAACGACATGACGAGCGAAGAGACCTACTACGAGCGCGGCATCAACCTGCGTCACGGATACCTCACCGAGTACTTCGTCGACGAAGAAGAATACATCGTGCGGGTGCCGCAAGGTCTCAAGCATTTGCACGTGCTGATGGAGCCAATGAGCTGCGCTGCCAAAGCGGTGCACCAAGCTTATGAATGTCAGCGTCGTCTGAAGGTTTGGCGTCCCCAGCGCGCATTTGTGATGGGGGTGGGCCAGATTGGTATTCTCGCCACGCTGATCCTGAAATTGCGCGGACTCGATGTCTACGCCTTTGCTCGCTCGAAGCATGGCACGCTCAACAGCCAGATCATCGAGGGGCTCGAAGCCAAGTATGTCAGCACGAGCGAAACCTCGGTCGAAGAGGTGGTGAAGCAAGTGGGCAAGGCCGATTTGATTCTCGACGCCACTGGCAACAGCGCGATTGCATTCGACAGCATGCGGCACCTCGGGCATAACGGCGTGCTCGTTTGGGCCAGCATCACCGGTGGTCAGAAATCGACCGAAGTCCCCTCTGATAAGATCAACATCGAGTGGGTGCTCGGCAACAAACTGCTCGTGGGGAGCGTGAACGCTAATCGCCACCATTTCGAGATGGGAATCAATGATCTGGCGATGGGGGAAATGCTTTATCCCGGCGTGCTCCAGCGCATTCTGACGAACCCTGTGGAAGGGCTCGACAACTACCAGGAAATGATCCGGCTGCTGGTGGAAGAAAAGTCGGCGCTCAAGGTCTACATGAATATCGCCGCTGAGTAG
- a CDS encoding Gfo/Idh/MocA family oxidoreductase, producing MNKTRLAVIGTGHLGKIHARLAKTHEQAELVAVVDPVAEAREAVAAQLQVTPLASHAELYGQIDAAILASPTKYHHAVALDLLRRGIHVLVEKPITLTSQDADQLIAAADARSLQLQVGHVERFNPALEAAAPHIGDAKYIEAVRNGTYTCRSTDVGVVLDLMIHDIDVVLSLVRDEIVSIDALGAAVFGPHEDWAQARLTFEGGCVVNISASRVSLAPQRSMLVHWSEGYAQIDYGAKTAKLVSPTEAILRGEIDVNRLSLDEKNQIKDKLFEEHLRLSQLPVIDNNAILDEQKNFLSAIAGRERVRVSGRDGRDALAVAEQILESIAAHRWDRADQTRRIDEAADVLRGPHFSRRSQVVRRSSRMAG from the coding sequence ATGAACAAAACACGTCTCGCAGTGATCGGTACCGGACATCTCGGCAAAATTCACGCTCGCCTTGCGAAAACGCACGAGCAGGCAGAACTCGTCGCCGTGGTCGATCCGGTGGCAGAAGCTCGCGAAGCGGTCGCTGCTCAGCTGCAGGTGACTCCCCTTGCGTCGCACGCCGAACTCTATGGCCAAATCGATGCTGCGATTCTGGCGAGCCCCACCAAGTACCATCACGCTGTAGCGCTCGATCTTTTGCGGCGTGGCATTCATGTGCTCGTCGAGAAGCCGATCACCCTCACCTCGCAAGATGCCGATCAGCTGATTGCTGCGGCCGATGCGCGCTCGCTGCAGCTTCAAGTGGGGCATGTCGAGCGGTTTAATCCGGCCCTGGAAGCTGCAGCCCCGCACATTGGCGATGCCAAGTACATCGAAGCGGTGCGTAATGGCACTTACACCTGTCGCAGCACCGATGTCGGCGTTGTGCTCGACCTGATGATCCACGATATCGACGTCGTCCTCAGCCTCGTGCGCGATGAAATCGTCAGTATCGATGCCCTGGGTGCAGCGGTCTTTGGTCCCCACGAAGACTGGGCGCAAGCCCGGCTCACGTTCGAAGGGGGCTGTGTGGTGAACATCTCTGCGTCGCGTGTGAGCCTGGCTCCGCAGCGCTCGATGCTGGTCCACTGGAGCGAAGGTTATGCCCAGATCGACTACGGCGCGAAGACAGCCAAACTCGTCAGCCCCACCGAAGCAATTTTGCGCGGCGAGATCGATGTGAATCGTCTTTCGCTCGACGAGAAAAATCAGATCAAGGACAAGCTGTTCGAAGAGCATCTTCGCCTGTCGCAGTTGCCGGTGATCGACAACAACGCGATCCTCGACGAGCAAAAGAACTTCCTCTCGGCGATTGCAGGTCGCGAGCGTGTGCGAGTTTCGGGGCGTGATGGCCGCGATGCACTGGCAGTTGCTGAGCAGATTCTCGAGTCGATTGCCGCCCATCGCTGGGATCGCGCCGATCAAACGCGCCGCATCGACGAAGCGGCCGATGTCCTGCGAGGACCTCACTTCAGCCGCCGCTCGCAAGTGGTGCGACGCAGCTCACGAATGGCTGGATGA